The following coding sequences lie in one Nitratireductor mangrovi genomic window:
- a CDS encoding flavin reductase family protein: MFYQPEDGHGLPHDPFKAIVAPRPIGWISSRNAAGELNLAPYSFFNAISTHPHLVLFSSEGAKDSATFAGETGEFVANLATRALAEKMNASAVDAPRGTSEFGYAGLTSAPSRIVSVPRVAEAPAALECKVTEIIQPKGLAGRPGGVHVVFGEVVGVHIDDAFLTDGLFDIVKAGTIARLGYMDYAQVLETFAMRRPRWQD; this comes from the coding sequence ATGTTCTATCAGCCTGAGGACGGGCACGGCCTGCCGCATGACCCCTTCAAGGCCATCGTGGCGCCGCGGCCGATCGGCTGGATATCGAGCCGCAATGCGGCCGGCGAACTCAACCTTGCGCCGTATTCGTTTTTCAACGCGATCTCCACACATCCGCATCTGGTGCTGTTTTCCTCGGAGGGCGCCAAGGACAGCGCCACCTTCGCCGGCGAGACGGGCGAGTTCGTCGCCAACCTTGCCACCCGAGCGCTTGCCGAAAAGATGAACGCAAGCGCCGTCGACGCGCCGCGCGGCACCAGCGAGTTTGGCTACGCAGGGCTGACGTCGGCGCCGTCGCGCATCGTCTCCGTGCCGCGCGTGGCCGAGGCGCCGGCGGCTCTGGAATGCAAGGTCACCGAGATCATCCAGCCCAAGGGCCTGGCAGGGCGTCCGGGTGGAGTCCATGTCGTTTTCGGCGAGGTGGTCGGCGTCCATATCGACGATGCCTTCCTCACCGATGGTCTGTTCGACATCGTCAAGGCCGGCACGATCGCCCGCCTCGGTTACATGGACTACGCGCAGGTGCTGGAAACCTTTGCGATGCGCCGGCCGAGGTGGCAGGACTGA
- a CDS encoding HpcH/HpaI aldolase/citrate lyase family protein, translated as MRSLLFVPGDSEKKLTKGLGSGADVLIVDLEDSVALAAKETARRIAAEFLAEASRSDAQRFYVRVNDFTTGLTDDDLASVVAARPDGIMLPKAAGGGDVLRLATRLRVHEAEAGIDDGALRIIPLVTETAAGLLAAATYNADLPRLAGITWGAEDLSADLGARAARDETGRFTDVFRLARSMTLLTAASCQTDAIDTVFVDFRDMEALKAECIEAERDGFTGKMAIHPAQVPVINKAFTPSAEAVAEARAIADAFAQSGNPGVVGIGGKMYDRPHLRRAERLLARASGITLS; from the coding sequence ATGCGCTCGCTGCTCTTCGTTCCGGGCGATTCGGAAAAGAAGCTGACGAAGGGTCTCGGTTCCGGCGCCGACGTTCTCATCGTCGATCTGGAGGATTCGGTTGCCCTCGCCGCCAAGGAAACCGCGCGGCGGATTGCGGCCGAGTTCCTTGCCGAGGCCTCTCGTTCCGACGCGCAGCGCTTCTATGTAAGGGTGAACGACTTCACAACGGGGCTGACCGACGACGATCTCGCCTCCGTGGTCGCAGCGCGGCCGGACGGCATCATGCTGCCAAAGGCGGCCGGTGGCGGCGACGTCTTGCGTCTGGCCACCCGGTTGCGCGTGCACGAGGCTGAAGCGGGGATCGACGATGGCGCTCTCCGCATCATCCCTCTGGTCACCGAGACGGCTGCCGGACTGCTCGCCGCCGCCACCTACAATGCCGACCTGCCGAGGTTGGCCGGGATCACCTGGGGCGCGGAGGATCTCTCGGCCGACCTGGGGGCACGGGCCGCGCGCGACGAGACCGGGCGCTTTACCGACGTCTTCCGGCTGGCGCGCTCGATGACGCTGCTGACTGCCGCTTCCTGCCAGACGGACGCGATCGACACCGTTTTTGTGGATTTCCGCGACATGGAGGCCCTGAAGGCCGAATGCATCGAAGCCGAGCGCGACGGTTTCACCGGCAAGATGGCGATACACCCGGCCCAGGTGCCGGTGATCAACAAGGCGTTCACCCCCTCCGCGGAGGCCGTGGCGGAGGCGCGTGCCATCGCCGACGCCTTCGCTCAATCCGGCAATCCCGGCGTGGTCGGCATCGGCGGCAAGATGTATGACCGCCCGCATTTGCGCCGCGCCGAACGGCTACTGGCGCGCGCGAGCGGGATCACTCTCAGCTGA
- a CDS encoding nitroreductase family protein — protein MSSPIIDHLLTRKSPPIAELAEPGPTDAEIGTMLAAATRVPDHGRLAPWRFILYRGDARQNIGELLAALAEEREGPLTEARREQERTRFSRAPLVIGVVSAPKPNPKIPQWEMLLSGGMAAMNLIHAAHALGYGANMITNWYSDTAKGREILGLAPEERVVGFVHIGRHSGDVAERPRPDPAALLSEYRGPWRENS, from the coding sequence TTGAGTTCGCCGATCATCGACCATCTGTTGACGCGCAAATCTCCCCCCATTGCCGAACTTGCCGAACCGGGGCCGACCGATGCCGAGATCGGTACCATGCTTGCCGCCGCGACAAGGGTTCCCGACCATGGCCGCCTGGCGCCGTGGCGTTTCATCCTTTACCGCGGCGACGCCCGCCAAAACATCGGCGAGTTGCTGGCCGCGCTCGCCGAAGAACGCGAGGGACCGCTGACCGAGGCGCGCCGCGAACAGGAACGCACCCGCTTCTCGCGGGCGCCGCTCGTCATCGGGGTCGTCTCGGCGCCGAAGCCCAACCCGAAGATTCCGCAATGGGAGATGCTGCTTTCGGGCGGCATGGCGGCGATGAACCTGATCCACGCCGCGCACGCGCTTGGCTATGGCGCCAACATGATCACCAACTGGTATTCCGACACCGCAAAGGGGCGCGAAATTCTCGGCCTGGCGCCGGAGGAGCGCGTGGTCGGCTTTGTTCATATCGGACGTCATTCCGGCGACGTCGCCGAGCGCCCGCGCCCCGACCCCGCTGCGTTGCTGTCGGAGTATCGCGGACCGTGGCGGGAGAACAGCTGA
- a CDS encoding CHAT domain-containing protein, producing the protein MECLKRLAGIAVALTLGWACVANAQSVAPATVEAITQARDLAQGTEADVDRALRLLDQARSALDEADHVNRYVLAASAASIARIKGRLARAGDLFATAAEAIAQVDGQEDRHASTLEARANTLLEAGRTEAARGAYEEADALRTTSGTARTSAALDGATARLTQAVISNIEPQIVAAMQRLAVALPNNPDLQPRAELSGLIALARGYGHLGLYDGMLAFSESAEQFLLTAGTERKLAAAGNSGGVLACVEEEASRRDLASVLILAAEFDAAERVLTGALFLESCAEIVAGPQGRYLRSMLARLALAAGAPVIAQTRLAEFVRNDNDGDVEGLDRALAEARLAAAETQLGFLGRAERFYASEAAARGFELVDYQVEHLIAWSLHDFLSDRSGAALDRLAIAARTVDEKRPHDWLLRARIDFRRAYLLIDEGHVVQARLVRKAFEDRLESHPGKAEGTAKLAFGTPRADAILASLRGLFDLLVATETSDADAVAEALAAFKTAGAPSLPGLEYFGQRAVLDACVMTSAMRVCSSEMAMNFALPYNVPYRLPTLLSSQQLPNLSGDLFRYGPLRERLYEPLSARLWQAARRAAKEAREAVGNNPDYAILSAAIEGGGTAFEMAQQLIEGGAETTATQVSFRLAAGDSRLGELIRHRDQLSERILRARLTLLDSSNHAVDDDLAELADVQQRIMEDFPDFRARYRSDPISWYDIRQLLRPTEAAMLIHTADAFTDVFLVDNERLYWHRADLGRAEMTQRVRALRAGLDPTGGARSVKALNSVKDRTGFDHTAAHALYRKLFSGLDDAIGDKELQVVVNGPLAALPLSVLVTDLPAQEGESASRRTQWLALRNAVTVLPSLAMLRLRDTAKAPTPGTGFVGFGDPAFAGNASENATTRAGRAAILSELAPLPGTRREIEAIASIFPSEARDIRLGEAATEAAVRGADLTGHGVVAFATHGLLAGDLGADSEPGLAFTRTGSTAEDDGFLTASEAATLKIDADWLLLSACNTAASDGDPDSGGYSGLARAFLFAGARSILVSHWPVRDDAAPALTVSAIKWLRENPSESPARALQQAMVEMIRSPQLPGHADPSAWAPFVLFSGGR; encoded by the coding sequence ATGGAATGCCTGAAACGTCTGGCTGGAATTGCCGTCGCGCTGACGCTTGGCTGGGCCTGCGTGGCAAACGCGCAGAGCGTTGCTCCGGCAACGGTCGAGGCCATCACGCAGGCCCGCGATCTCGCGCAAGGCACGGAGGCCGATGTCGATCGGGCGCTCCGGCTCCTCGATCAGGCGCGGAGCGCGCTGGACGAAGCGGACCATGTCAACCGCTATGTTCTGGCCGCATCGGCGGCCTCGATCGCGCGGATCAAAGGACGGCTGGCGCGCGCAGGAGACCTGTTTGCGACCGCAGCCGAGGCCATCGCCCAGGTTGACGGCCAAGAGGATCGCCACGCGTCGACGCTGGAGGCCCGCGCCAACACGCTGCTGGAAGCCGGCCGGACCGAGGCCGCGCGCGGGGCCTATGAAGAGGCAGATGCATTGCGCACCACGAGCGGCACCGCGCGCACGAGCGCGGCACTCGACGGCGCCACCGCCCGCCTCACCCAGGCGGTCATCTCCAACATCGAACCCCAGATCGTCGCCGCCATGCAGCGGCTGGCGGTTGCGCTGCCCAACAATCCGGACCTGCAGCCGCGAGCCGAGCTTTCGGGGCTCATCGCCCTGGCGCGCGGCTACGGCCATCTCGGACTTTACGACGGGATGCTGGCCTTTTCAGAAAGCGCCGAGCAGTTCCTGCTGACCGCCGGAACCGAACGCAAGCTCGCCGCCGCCGGCAATTCGGGTGGTGTACTCGCTTGCGTCGAGGAAGAGGCATCGCGGCGCGACCTCGCCAGCGTGCTGATCTTGGCTGCGGAGTTTGACGCCGCCGAACGCGTACTCACCGGCGCGCTCTTTCTCGAGAGCTGTGCCGAGATCGTCGCCGGGCCGCAGGGCCGCTACCTAAGAAGCATGCTGGCGCGGCTGGCGCTGGCTGCGGGCGCTCCGGTGATTGCGCAGACACGCCTCGCCGAATTCGTCCGCAACGACAATGACGGCGACGTCGAGGGCCTCGACAGGGCGCTCGCCGAAGCGCGGCTGGCGGCGGCCGAAACCCAGTTGGGCTTCCTCGGCCGGGCCGAGCGCTTCTACGCCAGCGAAGCCGCCGCCAGGGGGTTCGAACTCGTGGACTACCAGGTCGAACACCTGATCGCCTGGTCGCTGCATGACTTCCTCTCCGATCGCAGCGGCGCTGCGCTTGATCGGCTTGCGATCGCGGCAAGGACTGTGGATGAGAAGCGACCACACGACTGGCTGTTGCGGGCGCGGATCGATTTCCGCCGCGCCTACCTGCTCATCGACGAGGGACACGTGGTACAGGCCCGGCTGGTGAGAAAGGCGTTCGAGGATCGACTGGAAAGCCACCCCGGCAAGGCCGAGGGCACGGCGAAGCTGGCCTTCGGCACCCCGAGGGCCGACGCGATTCTCGCCTCGCTGCGCGGGTTGTTCGACCTGCTCGTGGCCACCGAAACGTCGGACGCGGACGCCGTCGCTGAGGCCCTTGCCGCCTTCAAGACAGCCGGCGCTCCATCATTGCCCGGACTGGAATATTTCGGCCAGCGCGCCGTCCTCGATGCCTGCGTAATGACCAGCGCGATGAGGGTCTGCAGCAGTGAGATGGCGATGAATTTCGCCCTGCCCTACAACGTGCCTTATCGCCTGCCGACCCTGCTTTCCTCGCAACAACTGCCGAACCTTTCGGGAGATCTTTTCCGCTACGGTCCGCTGCGCGAGCGACTCTATGAGCCGCTGAGCGCCAGGCTCTGGCAAGCTGCTCGCCGCGCTGCAAAGGAAGCCCGCGAGGCGGTCGGCAACAATCCCGACTATGCGATCCTGTCCGCCGCGATCGAAGGCGGCGGCACGGCATTCGAGATGGCCCAGCAGCTTATCGAAGGCGGCGCCGAGACGACAGCAACACAGGTTTCCTTCCGGTTGGCGGCCGGCGACAGCAGGCTCGGCGAGTTGATCCGCCACCGCGACCAGCTTTCGGAGCGCATTTTGCGGGCGCGGCTTACGTTGCTCGACAGCAGCAATCACGCGGTAGACGACGACCTTGCCGAACTCGCTGACGTGCAGCAACGGATCATGGAAGACTTCCCGGACTTCAGGGCGCGCTACCGTTCCGATCCGATCAGCTGGTATGACATACGCCAGCTGCTGCGGCCGACCGAGGCGGCCATGCTTATCCACACCGCCGACGCGTTCACCGACGTGTTCCTCGTCGACAACGAAAGGCTCTACTGGCACCGCGCCGACCTCGGCAGAGCGGAAATGACGCAGCGCGTGCGCGCCCTGCGCGCCGGCCTCGACCCGACTGGCGGCGCACGCAGCGTAAAGGCGCTGAATAGCGTGAAGGACAGAACCGGTTTCGATCATACGGCCGCCCATGCTCTCTACCGAAAACTGTTTTCCGGACTGGACGACGCAATTGGCGACAAGGAGCTTCAGGTCGTCGTCAACGGGCCGTTGGCCGCCTTGCCGCTTTCGGTGCTCGTCACCGATCTGCCGGCTCAGGAAGGCGAGAGTGCAAGCAGACGCACGCAATGGCTCGCCTTGCGCAACGCGGTAACGGTCTTGCCGTCGCTTGCCATGCTGCGGCTGCGTGACACGGCAAAAGCACCCACGCCCGGCACGGGTTTCGTCGGCTTCGGCGACCCCGCCTTTGCCGGCAACGCCAGCGAGAACGCGACAACCCGCGCTGGCAGAGCTGCCATCCTGTCGGAACTCGCGCCCTTGCCCGGCACGCGCCGCGAGATCGAGGCGATCGCGTCGATCTTCCCCTCCGAGGCACGCGATATCCGCCTTGGCGAGGCGGCGACGGAAGCGGCCGTGCGTGGCGCCGACCTCACCGGGCACGGCGTCGTCGCATTTGCCACCCATGGCCTGCTGGCGGGCGATCTCGGCGCCGACAGCGAGCCCGGGCTGGCGTTCACGCGGACCGGGAGCACCGCGGAGGATGACGGTTTCCTCACCGCGTCCGAGGCCGCGACGCTCAAGATCGACGCCGACTGGCTCTTGCTTTCGGCATGCAATACGGCGGCTTCGGATGGCGATCCGGACTCCGGCGGCTATTCCGGGCTGGCTCGCGCCTTTCTGTTTGCCGGTGCGCGCTCGATCCTTGTCTCGCACTGGCCGGTGCGGGACGACGCCGCCCCTGCCCTTACCGTCAGCGCGATCAAATGGTTGCGGGAAAACCCCTCGGAAAGCCCGGCGCGGGCGCTGCAGCAGGCGATGGTCGAGATGATCCGCTCACCACAGCTTCCAGGTCATGCGGACCCCTCGGCCTGGGCGCCGTTCGTACTTTTTTCCGGAGGCCGCTAA
- a CDS encoding nucleotidyltransferase family protein, with product MRPSEALARHRDEALAIIAKYPVANPRLFGSTARGEDRPGSDRQDRI from the coding sequence ATGCGTCCTTCGGAAGCTCTTGCCAGGCACCGTGACGAGGCACTGGCCATTATCGCCAAGTACCCCGTGGCCAATCCGCGCCTTTTCGGCTCGACGGCACGCGGCGAGGACCGGCCCGGCAGCGACCGTCAGGATCGAATCTGA
- a CDS encoding DUF2336 domain-containing protein: MIVHHFLKWIETARVAERAAAANALARAYIVSPLEFEDRCAAEAALTMLLDDPSPKVRLAMAEALALSPRAPQQIVSALAADQPEVAAPVLALSPVLTDADLIDLVAAAGDASQALIAARAAVSMSLSAAIAEVGCEKACVSLLKNSGAGIASFSFRRIAERFGHVALVREALVAHPQLPPQTRHELLLKLGEAFRDAPLVLALIGRSRAERLTREACTRASLTLIESVRTGEHAALVEHLRLRGDLTTAFLVRVVAYGKIDFLGAALVALSGQSEIRVRSLLAGGRDGALCALFRAAKLPAGLHGTILSALRIWREVANGKRVAGAQEVSFLMLRGLQDKNGIAADPVDCTGLANLLKSIHLDVLRDNARGHAMAIAAA, from the coding sequence ATGATCGTTCATCACTTCCTCAAATGGATCGAAACGGCGCGGGTCGCCGAGCGCGCGGCGGCTGCCAACGCGCTTGCCCGCGCCTATATCGTCTCGCCGCTGGAGTTTGAGGATCGGTGCGCGGCAGAGGCTGCGCTGACGATGCTGCTCGACGATCCATCGCCGAAGGTACGTCTGGCCATGGCCGAGGCGCTGGCTCTCAGCCCGCGCGCACCGCAGCAGATCGTTTCGGCGCTTGCCGCCGACCAGCCCGAGGTCGCAGCACCGGTACTGGCGCTGTCGCCGGTCCTGACGGACGCGGATCTCATCGATCTGGTAGCCGCCGCCGGCGATGCCTCGCAAGCGCTGATCGCGGCCCGCGCCGCCGTTTCCATGTCGCTGTCGGCGGCGATCGCCGAAGTCGGTTGCGAAAAGGCTTGCGTGTCACTGCTGAAAAATTCCGGTGCCGGCATCGCGTCCTTCAGCTTCCGCCGCATTGCCGAACGTTTCGGCCATGTCGCTCTCGTTCGTGAAGCGCTCGTCGCGCACCCGCAACTGCCCCCGCAAACACGACACGAACTTCTGCTCAAGCTTGGTGAGGCTTTCCGGGACGCACCGCTGGTGCTGGCGCTGATCGGCCGCTCGCGAGCCGAACGGCTGACGCGCGAGGCTTGCACGCGCGCCTCCCTGACCCTGATCGAAAGCGTGCGCACCGGCGAACACGCGGCGCTGGTGGAGCATCTGCGCCTGCGCGGCGACCTGACCACGGCCTTCCTGGTGCGAGTGGTCGCGTACGGCAAGATTGATTTCCTCGGTGCCGCGCTGGTCGCGCTCTCCGGGCAGTCTGAAATCCGCGTGCGTTCGCTGCTTGCCGGCGGGCGCGACGGGGCGCTCTGCGCGCTCTTCCGGGCCGCGAAACTCCCTGCGGGCCTTCATGGCACCATTCTTTCCGCCTTGCGTATCTGGCGCGAGGTCGCCAACGGCAAGCGTGTCGCTGGCGCCCAGGAAGTGTCTTTCCTGATGCTGCGCGGGCTGCAGGACAAGAACGGCATTGCGGCCGACCCGGTCGACTGCACCGGGCTCGCCAACCTCCTGAAATCGATCCATCTCGACGTGCTGCGCGACAACGCCCGCGGTCATGCCATGGCGATCGCGGCGGCCTGA
- the thrS gene encoding threonine--tRNA ligase, which translates to MPHVSLKFPDGSQREYDAAMTGAELAASISKSLAKKAVAYAVDGQVRDLADPLGGSGAVEIVTRDDPRALELIRHDAAHVLAEAVQELWPGTQVTIGPVIDNGFYYDFARNEPFTPDDFPVIEKKMREIIQRNRPFTKEVWDREKAKKVFRDKGESYKVELIDAIPDDQELKIYFQGDWFDLCRGPHMASTGQIGNAFKLMKVAGAYWRGDANNPMLTRIYGTAWADQAQLDRYLHMLEEAEKRDHRRLGREMDLFHFQEEGPGVVFWHSKGWKMFQNLVGYMRRRLDQEGYEEVNAPQVLDKGLWETSGHWGWYRENMFKVQVAGDEAEDDRVFALKPMNCPGHVQIFKHGLKSYRDLPIRLAEFGNVHRYEPSGALHGLMRVRGFTQDDAHIFCTENQLAAECLKINDLILSTYADFGFEEITVFFSTRPEKRVGSDALWDHAEEIMGGVLKQIQQSDSRIRTEINPGDGAFYGPKFDYVLKDAIGREWQCGTTQVDFNLPERFGAFYIGADSEKKQPVMVHRAICGSMERFLGILIENYAGHVPLWFAPLQVVVATITSDADDYALDVTRRLKAAGLLAEADLRNEKINYKVREHSLAKVPVILVCGKREAEEGTVNMRRLGSRDQQSMALGDAILGLSAEAMPPDLRRAKAAAA; encoded by the coding sequence ATGCCCCACGTTTCCCTGAAATTTCCTGATGGCTCGCAGCGAGAATACGACGCCGCGATGACCGGTGCCGAACTTGCCGCATCGATCTCCAAATCGCTCGCAAAGAAGGCAGTCGCCTATGCCGTCGACGGCCAGGTCCGCGATCTTGCCGATCCGCTCGGCGGCTCCGGCGCAGTTGAGATCGTCACCCGTGACGACCCCCGCGCCCTCGAGCTGATCCGCCACGACGCCGCGCACGTATTGGCCGAAGCGGTGCAGGAGCTCTGGCCCGGCACCCAGGTCACCATCGGACCGGTGATCGACAACGGGTTCTATTACGACTTCGCGCGCAACGAGCCCTTCACGCCGGACGATTTCCCCGTCATCGAGAAGAAGATGCGCGAGATCATCCAGCGTAACCGTCCCTTCACCAAGGAGGTCTGGGACAGGGAGAAAGCGAAGAAGGTCTTTCGCGACAAGGGCGAGAGCTACAAGGTCGAGCTGATCGACGCGATCCCCGACGATCAGGAACTCAAGATCTATTTCCAGGGCGACTGGTTCGATCTCTGCCGCGGGCCGCACATGGCATCGACCGGCCAGATCGGCAACGCCTTCAAACTGATGAAGGTGGCCGGCGCCTATTGGCGCGGCGATGCCAACAACCCGATGCTGACCCGCATCTATGGCACGGCCTGGGCCGATCAGGCACAGCTGGACCGCTACCTTCATATGCTCGAGGAAGCCGAAAAGCGCGACCATCGCCGCCTCGGCCGCGAGATGGACCTGTTCCATTTCCAGGAAGAGGGGCCGGGCGTCGTCTTCTGGCATTCCAAGGGCTGGAAGATGTTCCAGAACCTTGTCGGCTACATGCGCCGCCGCCTCGACCAGGAAGGCTACGAGGAGGTCAACGCGCCGCAGGTGCTCGACAAGGGCCTGTGGGAGACCTCCGGCCATTGGGGCTGGTATCGCGAGAACATGTTCAAGGTTCAGGTTGCCGGCGACGAGGCCGAGGACGACCGTGTCTTCGCCCTGAAGCCTATGAATTGTCCGGGCCATGTGCAGATCTTCAAGCATGGCCTGAAGTCTTACCGCGATCTGCCGATACGGCTTGCCGAATTCGGCAATGTCCATCGCTACGAGCCATCGGGCGCCCTGCACGGGCTGATGCGGGTCCGTGGCTTTACGCAGGACGATGCCCACATCTTCTGCACCGAGAACCAGCTGGCCGCCGAGTGCCTGAAGATCAATGACCTGATCCTGTCGACCTATGCCGATTTCGGCTTCGAGGAGATTACCGTCTTCTTCTCCACCAGGCCGGAAAAGCGCGTCGGCTCCGACGCGCTTTGGGATCACGCCGAGGAGATCATGGGCGGTGTTCTGAAGCAGATACAGCAATCCGACAGCCGCATCCGCACGGAGATCAACCCCGGCGACGGCGCCTTCTACGGCCCCAAATTCGACTACGTCCTGAAAGACGCGATCGGCCGCGAATGGCAATGCGGCACAACCCAGGTCGACTTCAACCTGCCCGAGCGCTTCGGAGCCTTCTATATCGGGGCCGATTCGGAAAAGAAGCAGCCGGTGATGGTGCATCGCGCGATTTGCGGTTCGATGGAGCGGTTTCTCGGCATCCTGATCGAGAATTATGCCGGCCATGTGCCGTTGTGGTTTGCGCCACTGCAGGTGGTGGTCGCCACCATCACTTCCGATGCCGACGACTATGCGCTCGACGTGACGCGACGGCTCAAGGCGGCAGGTCTCCTGGCCGAGGCCGATCTGCGCAACGAGAAGATCAACTACAAGGTGCGCGAGCACAGTCTCGCCAAGGTTCCGGTGATCCTGGTCTGCGGCAAGCGGGAGGCGGAGGAGGGGACCGTCAACATGCGCCGCCTGGGCTCGCGTGACCAGCAGTCGATGGCGCTGGGCGACGCCATTCTTGGGCTTTCGGCGGAAGCCATGCCGCCCGACCTGCGCCGTGCCAAGGCAGCGGCCGCTTGA
- a CDS encoding MaoC family dehydratase — protein sequence MAGLYLDEFRPGEVIRHPLTKTITESDNMLFSVMTLNPQPLHIDFDFAAKSEWGKPLVNSLFTLGLMIGISVHDTTLGTTIGNLGMKETVFPHPLFHGDTVRVETEIVSVRESRSKPDRGIVEFEHRAFNQDGVLVARCVRQAMMLKKSTA from the coding sequence ATGGCAGGGCTTTATCTTGATGAGTTCCGGCCCGGCGAGGTGATCCGCCACCCGCTGACCAAGACCATTACCGAAAGCGACAACATGCTGTTTTCGGTGATGACGCTCAATCCGCAGCCGCTCCATATCGACTTCGACTTCGCGGCGAAGAGCGAATGGGGCAAGCCGCTGGTCAATTCGCTGTTCACGCTCGGCCTGATGATCGGCATTTCGGTGCACGATACGACGCTGGGCACGACGATCGGCAACCTCGGCATGAAGGAGACCGTGTTCCCGCATCCGCTTTTCCACGGCGATACCGTGCGGGTCGAGACCGAGATCGTTTCGGTGCGCGAATCAAGATCCAAGCCGGATCGCGGCATCGTGGAGTTCGAACACCGCGCCTTCAACCAGGACGGGGTCTTGGTAGCGCGCTGTGTGCGCCAGGCGATGATGCTGAAGAAGAGCACCGCCTGA
- the yidD gene encoding membrane protein insertion efficiency factor YidD, which translates to MAERSRNYRGPWPRTPGRLLGTAAVRLYQLTLSGFIGNTCRHLPTCSEYAYEAIARHGLWAGVWLGLFRVMRCGPGGTHGIDNVPPRLAPELRWWAPWRYRGVGRGRHASC; encoded by the coding sequence ATGGCTGAGCGGTCCCGCAACTACAGGGGTCCGTGGCCGAGGACGCCGGGCCGCCTTCTCGGCACCGCCGCTGTGCGGCTTTATCAACTCACTCTGTCCGGCTTCATCGGCAATACTTGCCGCCATTTGCCCACCTGTTCGGAATATGCCTATGAGGCGATCGCCCGCCACGGGCTGTGGGCGGGAGTGTGGCTCGGACTGTTCCGTGTCATGCGTTGCGGGCCCGGCGGCACCCACGGCATCGACAACGTTCCGCCTCGGCTGGCGCCGGAGCTGCGCTGGTGGGCCCCGTGGCGCTATCGCGGGGTCGGTCGGGGGCGGCACGCGTCCTGCTGA
- a CDS encoding lysophospholipid acyltransferase family protein, protein MVRIRRKPIAFPELSYANPDQARLKRWVIRSVEGFSGRERYAALYGIWRHDIVPSGERIFGRMLDLIGVGVERHGIWPPALPDNVPLVIVANHPFGIGDGVAVLSLAEELGRPFKVMINSELLKVPEINPYALPVDFSETKEALKRNLETRHEALRLLREGVTIVIFPAGGVATAPKGYGKAEDLPWKIFAARLVQDARATVVPVHFSGQCGPLFHLVSRHMDLATDRRPLARLVGNISLTLRTSLLIREFARLSGKTIAVRIGEPLAWSQMAAISDRKQLLAFLYRSVFALAPANPARGWPRRASQHMH, encoded by the coding sequence CTGGTGCGAATCCGCCGAAAGCCGATCGCCTTTCCGGAACTCTCCTACGCGAACCCCGACCAGGCGCGCCTCAAGCGCTGGGTGATCCGCTCCGTGGAGGGGTTTTCCGGCCGCGAACGCTATGCCGCGCTCTACGGCATCTGGCGTCACGACATCGTGCCGTCGGGCGAGCGGATCTTCGGCCGCATGCTGGATTTGATCGGTGTCGGTGTCGAGCGCCACGGCATTTGGCCGCCGGCGCTTCCCGACAATGTGCCGCTCGTGATCGTCGCCAATCATCCATTCGGGATCGGAGACGGCGTCGCGGTCCTGTCGCTGGCGGAAGAACTCGGACGCCCGTTCAAGGTGATGATCAATTCCGAGCTTCTCAAGGTGCCGGAGATCAATCCCTACGCGCTGCCGGTTGACTTCTCCGAGACCAAGGAGGCGCTGAAGCGCAACCTGGAAACGCGCCACGAGGCGCTGCGCCTGTTGCGCGAAGGGGTCACTATCGTCATCTTCCCCGCCGGCGGCGTGGCGACGGCTCCGAAAGGGTACGGCAAGGCCGAGGATCTCCCTTGGAAGATCTTCGCCGCGCGCCTCGTGCAGGATGCGCGTGCCACGGTCGTGCCTGTGCATTTCAGCGGCCAGTGCGGGCCGCTTTTCCATCTCGTCAGCCGCCACATGGATCTTGCGACCGACCGGCGGCCGCTCGCCCGGCTCGTCGGCAACATTTCGCTCACCCTGCGCACATCATTGCTGATTCGCGAATTCGCACGCCTTTCCGGCAAGACGATCGCGGTCCGCATCGGTGAGCCGCTGGCGTGGTCGCAGATGGCAGCGATCAGCGACCGCAAGCAATTGCTGGCGTTTCTTTACCGCTCGGTCTTCGCCCTGGCACCGGCAAATCCGGCGCGTGGCTGGCCACGGCGCGCCAGCCAGCACATGCACTGA
- a CDS encoding YegP family protein yields MAHKFEIYKDKRGEYRVRFKYNSEIMFSTEGYTSKASAENAIESIKKNGPKAPVEDNS; encoded by the coding sequence ATGGCTCACAAGTTCGAAATCTACAAGGACAAGAGGGGCGAATATCGCGTCCGCTTCAAATACAACAGCGAGATCATGTTCTCCACCGAAGGCTACACTTCCAAGGCCAGTGCCGAGAACGCGATCGAGTCGATCAAGAAGAACGGCCCGAAAGCCCCGGTCGAGGACAACAGCTAG